CCGGTAATTTTTATTGAATCAATTTTAATTGATTCGGTATCATTCACCAAAAGTGAATCAGGTTCTTCGGCATAAATGCAATTAGTAATGAGTATAATAAAAGTAATTGAAAGAATAAATTGATGTACTGAACGGAATAATATTTTCCTCTGTTGGAACAACTAATTACTATTCGCTTTGCACAAATTATAATAAACGGCGATACATTTATCCTGAATTGTATAAATACCATTCTCAATAACCGGTTTAACTGCTTCATCATTTCTGATCCCCTGCTGCAGCCATAGGACTTTTGGTTTAATCTTAATTAAGTCATCAATTATTTCTGGAATTGTTTCCGATCTTCTAAACACATCAACAATATCAACACTGAAAGGAATGGCAGAGAGATTGGGATAGATCTCAATCTCTCCGGCTTTTTTAATATTAGGATTTATACCAACAACTCTGAAACCATTGTAAACAAGAAACTCTGCAATTTGTCTGCTTGTTCTATCCGGATTATTCGACAAACCAACTACTGCAATTGTTTTAGCCTCGGATAGGAAACGGCATATTTCCATTAATTCTTTTGCATCGCTCACTTAACAATTTCCTCTTCATATTCATTTATCGGAACGCAGCTGCAAACAAGATTCCTATCACCGTATGCGTTGTTTATTCTTCCGACAGTCGGCCAGAATTTATTTTGTTTTGTATCGTTTGTTGGGAAAGCTGCAGTCTCGCGTGTGTATGGATGATTCCAATTCTCGGAAACTACTATTTCGACAGTGTGAGGAGAATTTTTCAAAGCGTTATCTTCTCTACTAATTGTTCCTTTTTCAATCTCATCAATTTCATTTCTGATTGCAATTAAGGCATTGCAAAATTTATCAAGTTCGCGCAATGATTCACTTTCTGTCGGTTCAACCATAATAGTTCCCGGAACCGGGAAAGAAACTGTCGGTGCGTGAAAACCATAATCCATTAATCTTTTGGCAATATCTTCAACTTCAACTCCAGCACTATTTTTGAAAGGACGGCAGTCAAAAATTAATTCATGCGCACAAAACCCGTTTGAGCCTGAATAAAGAACAAGATAATGTTTTTCTAATTTTGCCTTAATATAATTTGCATTGAGTATTGCAGCCTTAGTTGCAAACGTTAATCCATTTCCACCCATCATTTTTATATATGCATATGAAATGACAAGAACACTTGCGCTTCCCCATGGTGCCGCAGAAACAGCGTGTATTGCTTTATCATGACCTATTTTCACAAGAGAATGTCCCGGAATAAAAGGTGTTAAATGTTTTGCTACCGCGATTGGTCCCATACCGGGTCCGCCTCCGCCGTGAGGTATTGCAAATGTTTTATGCAGATTAAGATGACAAACATCCGCTCCGATAAATCCCGGACTTGTTAAACCGACTTGCGCATTTAAATTGGCACCATCCATATAAACTAATCCGCCGTTTTTATGAATGATATCGCATGCTTCAATTATAGCTTCTTCAAATACACCGTGAGTTGATGGGTATGTGACCATCAAAGCAGAAAGATTTTCTTTGAATTGTTCAGCTTTTGCTTTTAGATCAAGCATATCAATATTGCCTCGTTCGTCGCACTTAACAACAACAACTTTACTTCCAGCCATAACTGCACTCGCCGGATTTGTACCATGCGCAGAAGAAGGAATAAGTATTATGTTTCTGTTTGGTTGACCCTTACTGTTATGATATGCACGTATCACCATCAAGCCTGTATATTCGCCTTGCGCACCTGAATTAGGTTGAAGCGAAACTGAATCAAACCCTGTTATCTCAGCAAGATCATTTTCCAATTCTTTGAAGAGCTGCAAATAACCTTCTGCTTGATCAAGCGGTGCGAAAGGATGAAGATCAGCAAACTCCGGCCAGCTTATTCCAAACATTTCAGATGACGCATTAAGTTTCATGGTGCATGAACCAAGTGGTATCATTGATGTTGTGAGCGATAAATCTTTTTTCTCCAGAGTTTTAATGTAGCGCATCATCTCGGTTTCTGAATAGTAAGAATTGAATACCGGGTGTGTTAAGAAACTGGACCGACGCTGCAACTCTTGTGATATTCCATTTTTAAATTCAGTCGAAAATATTGAGTCATCATATTTCTTGTTTAACGCCGTAGCAAAAACTTTTACAATCTGTCTAATATCTTTTACAGTGATTGGTTCGGAGATTGAAATTCCGATCGATTTTTTATCTATGTACCGAAAGTTTAATTTATTTTTAACCGCTTCGGCTCTAACATTTAATGCTTCTTCGGTTGAGTTCAATTCAATTTTCAGCGTATCAAAATAATTTTTATTTGTTTGACTGACTCCGATTTTTTGCAGAGCCTGATCTAATAACACTGTCAAATTATGCACGCGTTCCGCAATTGCTCTTATTCCTTTTGGTCCATGATAAACTGCGTACATTCCCGCCATGATTGCCAGAAGTACTTGTGCCGTACAGATGTTGCTTGTTGCGTGTTCTCGCTTTATATGCTGCTCTCTTGTCTGAAGAGCCATTCGCAATGCGCGTCTTCCGTGCGAATCTATTGAAACTCCGATAATTCTTCCTGGAATTTGTCTTTTGAACTCATCTTTAGTTGCAAAATAAGCAGCATGCGGACCACCGAAACCGATCGGAACCCCAAATCGTTGTGTTGAGCCGACTACTATATCGGCACCGAATTCTCCCGGAGGAGTTAAAATTGCGAGCGATAATAAATCTGCCGCAACAGCTTTGTAAATACCTTTAGCATCTGCTTGTTTGAAAAGCTCTGCATAATCAAAAACCTCTCCATCCGTGGTTGGGTACTGAACTAACATTCCATAAATATCATCTGCAAGTTCAATATTTTTATGGTCACCGATTCTCAATTTAATTCCAAATGGTTCGGAACGTGTTTTAAGTACATCAATTGTTTGAGGCAGTACATCTTTAGAAACCCAAAAAACATTTGCATTTCTTTTATTTGTTTTGCGTAACGCAAAAAGCATTGTCATTGCCTCAGCAGCGGCAGTAGCTTCATCAAGCAACGATGCATTTGTAATCGGCATACCGGTTAAATCTACTATCATTGTTTGAAAATTCAGTAATGCTTCTAATCGTCCTTGTGATATTTCTGCCTGATAAGGTGTGTACTGTGTGTACCAGCCGGGATTTTCCAATATATTCCGTTTAATTACCCCTGGTGTAATAGTTGCGTTGTATCCCAGTCCGATATAGTTTTTGAAGACTTTATTCTTATCGGCTAATGTTTTTAAATTGTTTAAGAATTCATATTCAGATTGAGCCGGATCAATGTTCAATTCATTTTTTAATCTTATGGAAGCTGGGACTGTCTTTTCAATCAACTCATCAAGGGAGGATACACCAATTGCATTTAACATTTTTGCTATTTCTTCTTGGTTAGGACCAACATGCCGGTCAACAAATTTGTCGTAGAATTCGTAATTGTTCATTATTATTTTCTCATTAGAATGTTGTCAAAAGGATTAATTTTTGTGAGACAAATATAAGTAAAAGATGAAAATTGGAAGGGGGAAAAACAAAATTTAATTTTAACTGATTTCTAATTTATTAAAGATTTGTTGTTACAATTTCATCACCAACCAGTTTGAACATCACGTGTGAAATATCTTCCTTCACTTCAAAAGTTGTGTGTTTTAATTTGATAATTGTTCCCGGATAGACCGTTTTGGTTACATAAACAGCCGGATTGCCAACGTCATAGTACTGTTTTTCAATTTCTTGTAAATCTTTCCTTAACTTTTCGAGTTTTACAGTATAAGCATCACATTCATCACGAAATGTTAATATCCTTTTAGTATTTAGACTGGTCTCAGCTTGTTGTGATATCTGTGCAATATTCTTTTTCAAAGTATCAATCACTTTATGAACAGCAATTATTTCAGCTTTTTTAAGATCGTACGTTTCCTTGAACTTAAAATTTATACCAACTTCTATCTCGGTAGGAACATTATATTTATTCCCGATTGTTGCTGAAGTAACTTTATTGCTTACGTATAATTTGCATCCGATTATAACTCCGGTGTTTTTCAGCATCATAACTTCGTCACCGCAATCAACAACGGAATTTCTAAGTTCCGAGCCTACGAATAAACTTCCCTTACATTTTAAGTGCTGGTTGTTTATATAACCGGAATGAATATCTCCGCCCGCATAAATTAAAAGTTTACCATCTCCAACAATTCCTTCTTTCACTTTTAAAGTGCCGTCGCATAAAATTGTTGCCTGCTCAACAGTGCCGTTTATCTGAATGTTATATGGTGTTTTTACTGAAAATCCCGGATTCACATCACCGTGAATTTCCACAGAACTTTTGACGTTTACATTACCGGTTGAAAAATCTACGGATCCTTTTATTAAAAATATTTTTTGAACTTCAATACTGACTTTTTGCTCGTCATAAAATATAATTCCATCAGCAGAAGCTTTTATTATCATATTATCTGCAGAATCCCTATAAGTGCCCTGACCTAACAGAATGTTCATATCCTTGCCGTAACTTCCGGGAAGTTCGTTACCTAAAACATCCATTCCTTTCGGACCTAATGTTGGTGCTATTTTCCTAATTAAAACATCATCTTTGTCTACACTATTTACAACTGAAATCTCGCGGTAATCAATATGACCGTCTTCACTAATCTGCGGCCTCAGTGATTTAACAGTTGGGAAATAAAACTCTAGTTTGGCATCTTCTCCAAACAATGGCGGCGATCCTTCCGCAACAATAAATTTTTCTCCCCATTTCTTCCCTTCAATTATTTCATTAAGGAGATTTTCATTAACACCGTATTTAATTCCTTCTTTGGAAATTAAATCCAGAAGATCTTGCAAAGTAATTGGCAGACTCTGATCCGATTCAGGTTCTTTAACTTCAAGAAATGCTTTCATCTTTTTTTCAACAATTTCTAACTTAACTCTTGAAGAGAAATCATTTTGAACATCATCTGCCATTCTTACTCCTGATAATTTATTACCTTATTCACCGGTCTAGATTATTTTCTGTGAACCATTCTAGATCTGCTTTGAGTTCAGTATTTAACCCCTCCAAAAATTTATTCTATTTATTGCTTTATAATCGAAAATAATACGCTTTTGTTAATAATAGCGTGGTTATTATGATCAATTTGTATCAGGAAGCGCTTATTTAGTCTTATATTCTCGGGTTTATCAATGTGATAAGTCTAAATATCATGTCAATTTTACCCTCGTGAGAATTTTTTAATCTATAAATAGAATTGCCTTATAAAATAAGGATCTCCGGATAATGAAAGCAAAGAAGCCCGGGACTGGAAAAGAGACCGGGCTTCTTCTGTTTAAGTTGCAATTGCCAATGAATGCTTCTTAAAAGTTATTTTCGAAATAATAAATAAGATTACTCAAGTTGTAATATAGAGATCGGCTAAGTTGAAAATACATGTATGAAACTTTGAGATCCCGATAACGATGAAGTCAATAACTTTCC
The nucleotide sequence above comes from Ignavibacteriales bacterium. Encoded proteins:
- a CDS encoding CoA-binding protein — its product is MSDAKELMEICRFLSEAKTIAVVGLSNNPDRTSRQIAEFLVYNGFRVVGINPNIKKAGEIEIYPNLSAIPFSVDIVDVFRRSETIPEIIDDLIKIKPKVLWLQQGIRNDEAVKPVIENGIYTIQDKCIAVYYNLCKANSN
- the gcvP gene encoding aminomethyl-transferring glycine dehydrogenase, encoding MNNYEFYDKFVDRHVGPNQEEIAKMLNAIGVSSLDELIEKTVPASIRLKNELNIDPAQSEYEFLNNLKTLADKNKVFKNYIGLGYNATITPGVIKRNILENPGWYTQYTPYQAEISQGRLEALLNFQTMIVDLTGMPITNASLLDEATAAAEAMTMLFALRKTNKRNANVFWVSKDVLPQTIDVLKTRSEPFGIKLRIGDHKNIELADDIYGMLVQYPTTDGEVFDYAELFKQADAKGIYKAVAADLLSLAILTPPGEFGADIVVGSTQRFGVPIGFGGPHAAYFATKDEFKRQIPGRIIGVSIDSHGRRALRMALQTREQHIKREHATSNICTAQVLLAIMAGMYAVYHGPKGIRAIAERVHNLTVLLDQALQKIGVSQTNKNYFDTLKIELNSTEEALNVRAEAVKNKLNFRYIDKKSIGISISEPITVKDIRQIVKVFATALNKKYDDSIFSTEFKNGISQELQRRSSFLTHPVFNSYYSETEMMRYIKTLEKKDLSLTTSMIPLGSCTMKLNASSEMFGISWPEFADLHPFAPLDQAEGYLQLFKELENDLAEITGFDSVSLQPNSGAQGEYTGLMVIRAYHNSKGQPNRNIILIPSSAHGTNPASAVMAGSKVVVVKCDERGNIDMLDLKAKAEQFKENLSALMVTYPSTHGVFEEAIIEACDIIHKNGGLVYMDGANLNAQVGLTSPGFIGADVCHLNLHKTFAIPHGGGGPGMGPIAVAKHLTPFIPGHSLVKIGHDKAIHAVSAAPWGSASVLVISYAYIKMMGGNGLTFATKAAILNANYIKAKLEKHYLVLYSGSNGFCAHELIFDCRPFKNSAGVEVEDIAKRLMDYGFHAPTVSFPVPGTIMVEPTESESLRELDKFCNALIAIRNEIDEIEKGTISREDNALKNSPHTVEIVVSENWNHPYTRETAAFPTNDTKQNKFWPTVGRINNAYGDRNLVCSCVPINEYEEEIVK
- a CDS encoding FapA family protein — encoded protein: MADDVQNDFSSRVKLEIVEKKMKAFLEVKEPESDQSLPITLQDLLDLISKEGIKYGVNENLLNEIIEGKKWGEKFIVAEGSPPLFGEDAKLEFYFPTVKSLRPQISEDGHIDYREISVVNSVDKDDVLIRKIAPTLGPKGMDVLGNELPGSYGKDMNILLGQGTYRDSADNMIIKASADGIIFYDEQKVSIEVQKIFLIKGSVDFSTGNVNVKSSVEIHGDVNPGFSVKTPYNIQINGTVEQATILCDGTLKVKEGIVGDGKLLIYAGGDIHSGYINNQHLKCKGSLFVGSELRNSVVDCGDEVMMLKNTGVIIGCKLYVSNKVTSATIGNKYNVPTEIEVGINFKFKETYDLKKAEIIAVHKVIDTLKKNIAQISQQAETSLNTKRILTFRDECDAYTVKLEKLRKDLQEIEKQYYDVGNPAVYVTKTVYPGTIIKLKHTTFEVKEDISHVMFKLVGDEIVTTNL